Below is a window of Desulfovibrionales bacterium DNA.
GCGGTATCGATATTACCGCTCTTTCCGAAACCGAACTTGCCCGCTGGCGCGCTTCAAGCGTCGGCTTTATATTCCAGTTTTACAACCTGATCCCTGTTCTCACCGCTTTTGAGAATGTTGAACTGCCTCTGCTCCTGACCGGACTTTCGAAAAAGGATCGGAGAACACATGTTGATATGGCCCTGCGAGTGGTGAATCTTGCGGACAGGATGGACCATTATCCGGGGCAGCTCTCAGGCGGACAGCAACAGCGTGTTGCCATCGCGCGCGCTGTCGTCACCGATCCGACGATTCTGGTCGCAGATGAGCCGACCGGCGACCTGGACCGCGTTTCAGCAGAAGAGATACTTGAACTGATGGAACGTCTCGTTCATGAGATCGGCAAGACCATTATCATGGTCACCCATGACCCCAGGGCAGCCAAGAAGGCCCATGTTATCCAGTACCTGGATAAAGGTGTTTTGGATGCGCATCCTCAAGCTGATTTTTAAAAATGCATTCCGGCACAAACTCCGCACCTTTCTGACCGTCCTCGGTGTCACCATTGCCATTCTCGCCTTCGGTCTCTTGCGTACCGTGATAAGCGCCTGGTACACAGGTGTTGAGGCCTCTTCTGCCAGCCGCCTTGTGACGAGAAATTCCGTATCGCTTATTTTCCCTCTTCCTGTCTCGTACAAGGAGAAGATTCGCCAGATCGAAGGGGTGAAGACGGTCTCTTTCGGTAGCTGGTTCGGCGGTATCTACATAGACGAAAAAAACTTCTTTGCAAATTATGCCGTAGAACCCAAGACATATCTTCAACTGTATCCTGAATTTGTTATTCCTGAGGGACAGAGGGCCGCTTTTTTCCGTGACAGGAAATCAGCCGTTGCCGGATACAAGCTGGCCGCTAAATATGGCTGGAAGGTCGGCGATATGATAACCCTGAAAGGGACTATCTTCCCCGGCAACTGGGATTTTGTGTTGCGAAGCATCTACAAGGGGAGAGACGAGACAGTGGATGAGACCGCTTTTTTCTTCCACTGGGAATATCTCAACGAGACGTTGAAGCAAAAGGCCCCCGGCCGGGCGGATCAGGTAGGTTTCTACATGATCGGGGTAACCGACCCGAACCTGGCTGCCGATGTGGCTGCGGAAATCGATAAGACATTCAAGAACTCCATCGCGGAGACATTGACTGAAACGGAAAAATCATTCCAGCTCGGCTTTATCTCGATGACCGAGGCGATAGTCATCGCCATTCAGCTGGTCTCCTTCGTGATAATCATCATTATCATGGCGGTGGTCGCCAACACTATGGCGATGACCGCACGGGAGAGAATCGGCGAATACGCCGTCTTCAAGACGCTCGGCTTCGGCAGTTTCTACATCTTCGCTCT
It encodes the following:
- a CDS encoding ABC transporter permease, producing the protein MRILKLIFKNAFRHKLRTFLTVLGVTIAILAFGLLRTVISAWYTGVEASSASRLVTRNSVSLIFPLPVSYKEKIRQIEGVKTVSFGSWFGGIYIDEKNFFANYAVEPKTYLQLYPEFVIPEGQRAAFFRDRKSAVAGYKLAAKYGWKVGDMITLKGTIFPGNWDFVLRSIYKGRDETVDETAFFFHWEYLNETLKQKAPGRADQVGFYMIGVTDPNLAADVAAEIDKTFKNSIAETLTETEKSFQLGFISMTEAIVIAIQLVSFVIIIIIMAVVANTMAMTARERIGEYAVFKTLGFGSFYIFALIFGESMFVTMIGAAAGIIITFPAADIFSNQLSTYFPVFNVAPETIYMDILASFLVAAVAAIFPAWRAVNIRIADGLRRIG
- a CDS encoding ABC transporter ATP-binding protein; its protein translation is MDNTPIVEIRKLSKSYRRGNQIISVLNEISLDISRGEFMALMGPSGSGKTTLLNLIAGIDRPDSGTITVGGIDITALSETELARWRASSVGFIFQFYNLIPVLTAFENVELPLLLTGLSKKDRRTHVDMALRVVNLADRMDHYPGQLSGGQQQRVAIARAVVTDPTILVADEPTGDLDRVSAEEILELMERLVHEIGKTIIMVTHDPRAAKKAHVIQYLDKGVLDAHPQADF